A stretch of Candidatus Cloacimonadota bacterium DNA encodes these proteins:
- a CDS encoding OsmC family peroxiredoxin — translation MKNITKANWLDGMVFDVELNGHHFLIDADDKVGGTDKGPRPKGLVLSGLAGCTGMDVVSILKKMKIENYKLEVSVDAELTDEHPKIYDKINIYFIFSGENLPISKLKRAVELSETRYCGVSEMLRKTSDIKTKILLNGEEI, via the coding sequence ATGAAAAACATCACCAAAGCTAACTGGCTTGATGGAATGGTTTTCGATGTTGAATTGAACGGACATCATTTCCTTATAGATGCGGATGATAAAGTTGGCGGAACCGATAAAGGACCAAGACCAAAAGGTTTGGTATTGAGCGGATTAGCCGGTTGCACAGGAATGGATGTCGTTTCCATCCTGAAAAAAATGAAAATCGAAAATTATAAATTAGAAGTGAGTGTCGATGCCGAACTTACGGACGAACATCCAAAAATCTACGATAAAATCAATATCTATTTTATTTTTTCGGGTGAAAATCTTCCCATCTCCAAATTGAAAAGAGCAGTCGAACTTTCGGAAACAAGATATTGTGGTGTCTCGGAAATGCTCAGAAAAACTTCTGATATAAAAACTAAAATTTTATTGAACGGAGAAGAAATATAA
- a CDS encoding flippase-like domain-containing protein has translation MKNNHLNWISGIILGIIFLIAWIRIVDWQEFISYFHKFDLKLVLFFSLFYILAYFIRSLRWKIILDPINKMKISKSFSIFMSGLFINYIIPVRAGEIAKSVILKTKENVRISQSLPSIFIDKITDLFPIILIMVLIPIISIKLNLTLYIIVFLLFFVFLLFLSFLFFAVKHSEKAIKILHFFLKVIPHKYRAKFEDFFSNFVDGMAIMKNRKLDFILIYSLTILAVFSEAVYIYAVFRSFGASISYTEILFGYTLMNLTYILPTPPAQIGSNQFMWVLIFSFALGINENLTSAAVIFSHLLTSIWIFVVGGISLLALKIRFGDLVSKQKIMSRGNYEQ, from the coding sequence GCAGGAATTTATCAGTTATTTCCACAAATTTGATCTGAAACTTGTTCTTTTCTTTTCCCTGTTTTATATCCTCGCTTATTTTATCAGGAGTTTACGCTGGAAAATAATCCTCGATCCAATCAATAAAATGAAAATTTCCAAAAGTTTTTCTATCTTTATGAGTGGTTTGTTCATCAATTATATAATTCCGGTGCGAGCTGGAGAAATTGCCAAATCCGTGATTTTGAAAACAAAAGAAAATGTCAGGATTTCCCAAAGTCTTCCTTCCATTTTCATCGATAAAATAACCGATCTTTTTCCCATAATTTTGATTATGGTTCTCATTCCGATCATTTCTATCAAACTGAATCTGACTTTGTACATCATTGTTTTTCTGCTTTTTTTCGTGTTTCTATTATTTTTGAGTTTTTTGTTTTTTGCAGTAAAACATAGTGAAAAAGCCATTAAAATATTGCATTTTTTCCTGAAAGTTATTCCTCATAAATACAGAGCAAAATTCGAAGATTTCTTTTCTAATTTTGTGGATGGCATGGCAATTATGAAAAATCGCAAGTTGGATTTTATCCTTATTTATTCCCTGACCATCCTGGCAGTATTTTCCGAAGCTGTTTACATATATGCAGTTTTCAGATCTTTTGGAGCAAGCATAAGTTATACTGAAATCTTGTTTGGATATACTTTGATGAACCTGACTTACATTCTGCCAACTCCACCTGCTCAAATCGGTTCAAATCAATTTATGTGGGTTTTAATTTTTTCTTTTGCTCTCGGAATCAACGAAAATCTGACTAGTGCAGCAGTAATTTTCTCCCATTTATTAACATCTATCTGGATTTTCGTGGTGGGAGGAATTTCTTTACTTGCCTTAAAAATACGATTTGGAGATTTGGTTTCCAAGCAAAAAATAATGAGTAGAGGAAATTATGAGCAGTAA
- a CDS encoding NrdH-redoxin has product MHKNVVVFSTPTCSWCRKLKTYLKQNKIRFKDVDVSRDMKAAQDMVRKTGQQGVPQMWINNYPIVGFDKSKIDRLLNTK; this is encoded by the coding sequence GTGCATAAAAATGTGGTTGTCTTTAGCACACCAACCTGTTCCTGGTGCAGAAAATTAAAAACTTATCTTAAGCAAAACAAAATTCGATTTAAAGATGTTGATGTATCGAGAGATATGAAAGCAGCTCAGGATATGGTGAGAAAAACAGGACAGCAAGGTGTTCCCCAAATGTGGATAAATAATTATCCGATTGTCGGTTTTGATAAATCCAAAATCGATAGATTACTTAATACAAAATAG
- a CDS encoding MoxR family ATPase: MSSKNIEILENLAEAKEKILNEISKVIIGQDRIIEEFLIALFANGHCLLEGVPGLAKTLLISTMSDILNMKFSRIQFTPDLMPSDITGTDILAESKADGKRYFEYIKGPIFANIILADEINRTPPKTQSALLQAMQEYQVTAGNKTFELDQPFLVFATQNPIEQEGTYPLPEAQLDRFMFNIYIDYPSYEEEKEIVTKTTMDLLGKVKPVLNAPEIIEIQKAIRQVPVSEHVLDFAVKLARATRPHYPDSPEFIKKWVTWGAGPRASQYLILAAKTRAALDNRLSPSIDDIIQIAEIVLQHRVLVSFAAEAEGLKSKGVIKKLLKELK; this comes from the coding sequence ATGAGCAGTAAGAATATAGAAATATTGGAAAATTTAGCAGAAGCAAAAGAAAAGATCTTAAATGAGATCAGTAAAGTAATTATCGGGCAGGACAGGATCATAGAAGAATTTTTGATCGCTTTGTTTGCTAATGGTCATTGTCTTCTCGAAGGTGTTCCCGGATTAGCGAAAACTTTATTAATCTCAACCATGTCTGATATTTTGAATATGAAATTCAGTCGTATTCAATTCACACCCGACCTGATGCCTTCCGATATTACGGGAACAGATATTTTAGCGGAAAGTAAAGCAGATGGAAAACGCTATTTTGAATATATTAAAGGACCTATTTTTGCCAATATTATTTTAGCAGACGAAATAAATCGAACACCTCCCAAAACCCAATCAGCGCTTCTTCAGGCAATGCAGGAATACCAGGTAACTGCTGGAAATAAGACCTTTGAACTCGATCAACCATTTCTCGTTTTTGCCACCCAGAATCCGATCGAGCAGGAAGGAACTTATCCTTTACCCGAAGCTCAATTAGATCGTTTTATGTTCAATATCTATATTGATTATCCTTCTTATGAAGAAGAGAAGGAAATTGTTACTAAAACAACAATGGATCTGCTGGGAAAAGTTAAGCCAGTTCTAAATGCTCCGGAAATAATTGAAATTCAGAAAGCGATCAGGCAAGTTCCGGTTAGTGAACATGTTCTCGATTTTGCGGTTAAACTTGCTCGTGCAACCAGACCTCATTATCCTGATTCACCTGAATTCATTAAAAAGTGGGTTACCTGGGGAGCGGGACCACGCGCTTCTCAATATCTAATTTTAGCTGCAAAAACAAGAGCTGCTCTCGATAACAGACTTTCTCCCTCCATTGACGATATTATCCAAATCGCTGAAATTGTGCTTCAGCACAGGGTTTTAGTATCCTTTGCTGCTGAAGCCGAGGGTCTTAAATCAAAAGGTGTTATCAAAAAATTATTAAAAGAATTAAAATAA
- a CDS encoding MarR family transcriptional regulator yields the protein MEKKIEKYVELSTALYELCSRKEMIQRQCMKIGRMECNLLNYLDKLKKPVCMNDLSKEMKVSHSRITRIIDTLVKKKLVKRFPSKRDRRSWLAEISEKGKELSRKTLDNFVEIQKSLITKLPEDKVNEICDNIHEYLKAYNLVLDEKLASL from the coding sequence ATGGAAAAAAAGATTGAGAAGTATGTAGAACTGAGCACAGCTTTATACGAGCTTTGTTCAAGAAAAGAGATGATCCAAAGACAATGTATGAAAATAGGAAGAATGGAATGCAATCTGTTAAATTACCTCGACAAATTAAAAAAACCTGTTTGTATGAATGATCTTTCTAAAGAAATGAAAGTCTCTCACAGCAGGATAACTCGTATTATCGATACTTTAGTGAAGAAAAAACTCGTGAAAAGATTTCCTTCCAAAAGAGATAGAAGAAGCTGGCTTGCTGAAATCTCTGAAAAAGGAAAGGAATTATCACGAAAAACATTAGACAATTTTGTTGAAATTCAGAAATCTCTGATAACAAAATTACCGGAAGATAAAGTTAATGAAATTTGTGATAATATCCATGAATATCTAAAAGCTTATAACCTGGTTTTAGATGAAAAACTTGCCAGCCTATGA
- a CDS encoding DUF255 domain-containing protein — protein sequence MKKTLFAILLLTIIFSSACSSEKVNIKEQDDNIWLTNLEKAQEKAKAMDVPILVNFTGSDWCQWCFKIRDEIFSKEEFLNYAKDNLVLLKLDFPRNIPQSEVVKNYNRTLMEKYKIRGFPTILVLDAEGEVLSQAGYQPGGPAAFIKTIEESISFVKDHKNDTYTDNAGLEWFLLLEKAKEIAQKDGKPILVNFTGSDWCTWCFKIRDEIFSKKEFIEYAKKNLVLLRFDFPRTKEQSAGLKAYNQQIAEKFGIKGLPTILLLDKEGSQIAQLGYQEGGPTKYIETIKENLNKIR from the coding sequence ATGAAAAAAACCTTATTTGCGATCTTACTCTTAACTATCATTTTTTCATCTGCTTGTTCCAGTGAAAAAGTTAATATTAAAGAGCAAGATGATAATATCTGGCTAACGAATTTAGAAAAAGCCCAGGAAAAAGCTAAAGCAATGGATGTTCCGATTTTAGTGAATTTCACCGGTTCGGATTGGTGCCAATGGTGTTTTAAAATCCGAGACGAAATTTTCTCAAAAGAAGAATTTTTAAATTATGCTAAGGATAATTTAGTTTTACTAAAACTTGATTTTCCCAGGAATATTCCTCAATCTGAGGTTGTTAAAAATTATAATCGAACATTAATGGAAAAATACAAGATACGGGGATTTCCTACTATTTTGGTTTTAGATGCAGAAGGAGAAGTTCTTTCCCAAGCCGGTTATCAGCCGGGTGGTCCTGCTGCTTTTATCAAAACCATCGAAGAATCGATCTCCTTTGTCAAAGATCACAAAAACGATACTTATACTGATAATGCCGGTTTAGAGTGGTTCCTGCTTTTAGAAAAAGCAAAAGAAATTGCACAAAAAGATGGAAAACCGATATTAGTCAACTTTACTGGTTCAGATTGGTGTACCTGGTGTTTTAAAATTCGAGATGAGATCTTTTCCAAAAAAGAATTTATTGAGTATGCAAAGAAAAATCTCGTCCTGCTGCGTTTTGATTTTCCCAGAACAAAAGAACAATCCGCAGGTTTGAAAGCTTACAACCAGCAGATAGCGGAAAAATTCGGAATAAAAGGTCTGCCAACTATTTTACTCCTCGATAAAGAAGGTTCTCAAATCGCTCAACTGGGATATCAGGAAGGCGGACCGACTAAATATATCGAGACAATCAAAGAAAATCTTAACAAAATTCGTTAA
- a CDS encoding DUF2147 domain-containing protein produces the protein MNYRLLIALLIIIFSLNIIIAENDSPTGSWQTVDDKTGRVKSFVEIREENGKLFGKITKLFRLPDENPEPVCDKCKGEKKDKPVLGMTILWDLSRNKEIWSGGKILDPENGKTYKCKIKVIDNGNKLEVRGFIGFSLLGRTQYWERIE, from the coding sequence ATGAACTATAGATTATTAATTGCTCTTTTAATCATTATTTTTTCGCTAAATATTATTATTGCTGAAAACGATTCCCCAACCGGTAGCTGGCAAACTGTCGATGATAAAACCGGAAGAGTAAAATCATTTGTCGAGATCCGAGAAGAAAATGGAAAACTTTTTGGAAAGATCACCAAACTTTTCCGTTTACCTGACGAAAATCCGGAACCGGTTTGTGATAAATGCAAAGGCGAGAAGAAAGATAAACCTGTACTGGGAATGACAATTCTCTGGGATTTATCGAGAAATAAAGAGATTTGGTCAGGTGGGAAAATCCTCGATCCTGAAAATGGAAAGACTTACAAATGCAAAATAAAAGTGATCGATAATGGAAATAAATTAGAAGTCAGAGGTTTTATCGGATTTTCTTTGTTAGGAAGAACGCAATATTGGGAAAGGATTGAATAG